From the Priestia aryabhattai genome, one window contains:
- a CDS encoding GH25 family lysozyme, producing MQNRNNQNIKVIDVSHHNGTIDWAKVASDGVKGAYIKLTEGTTFLDKKSYNNYIGAKNVGLRVGFYHFAHADNDPIAEVNFFLNKLGSRKVDLPHCLDLEENKGKTKAQVTAFAVRWMGYIEKKTSITPILYTGYSFIKSNFTSAVAKYPLWVARYSGSNRSKGFANPGDTAIWNRWAMFQYTDQGKINGIKGNVDINEMDPDFFNSINTGVTVVENNKPSAQLQQGDIGLVVKELQQNLTKLGFELSQQGTYGQYGDETVGAVKAFQEKYGLTSTGKADEKTLAKIMELLKGVSNLKEESLPKVTSLGDKYYFQVKAKKDIGVYKYANLTENFRTIKKDTVFSVYGYTYAAWAVPGGFVQMKDVEPISVTIKTGGLSKDMEAEFRAFLKNEGINSELNVHAIGNPSAELTAAGLDFVKVKQFLDKKGWYYK from the coding sequence ATGCAAAACCGTAATAATCAAAATATTAAGGTCATTGATGTTTCTCATCACAATGGAACAATTGATTGGGCAAAAGTGGCGTCGGATGGTGTAAAAGGCGCGTATATTAAATTAACAGAAGGCACAACCTTCTTAGATAAAAAATCATACAATAATTATATAGGAGCAAAAAATGTAGGTTTACGTGTAGGCTTTTATCACTTTGCTCATGCTGATAATGATCCTATTGCAGAAGTTAATTTCTTTTTAAATAAATTGGGCAGCAGGAAGGTTGATTTGCCTCATTGCTTAGATTTGGAAGAAAATAAAGGGAAAACAAAAGCGCAGGTCACAGCCTTTGCAGTTAGGTGGATGGGGTATATTGAAAAGAAAACAAGCATCACACCTATTCTTTACACGGGATATAGTTTTATTAAATCCAATTTTACAAGCGCTGTAGCAAAATATCCGTTATGGGTAGCCCGTTACAGTGGAAGTAACCGTTCTAAAGGATTTGCTAACCCAGGTGATACAGCAATCTGGAATAGATGGGCTATGTTCCAATATACAGATCAAGGAAAAATAAACGGGATTAAAGGCAATGTTGATATCAATGAAATGGATCCGGATTTCTTTAATAGTATTAATACAGGTGTTACGGTGGTGGAAAATAATAAGCCATCAGCACAATTACAGCAAGGTGATATCGGCCTAGTCGTAAAAGAACTGCAGCAAAATTTAACTAAATTAGGATTTGAACTTTCTCAACAAGGAACCTATGGTCAATATGGGGATGAAACAGTTGGAGCTGTTAAAGCCTTTCAAGAAAAGTATGGATTAACGTCAACTGGAAAAGCTGATGAAAAAACATTAGCTAAAATTATGGAATTGCTTAAGGGTGTAAGTAATCTTAAAGAAGAATCATTGCCAAAAGTTACTTCACTGGGCGATAAATATTATTTCCAAGTAAAAGCAAAAAAGGATATTGGGGTCTACAAGTATGCGAATCTAACAGAGAATTTTAGAACAATAAAAAAAGATACGGTATTTAGCGTATACGGCTATACGTATGCAGCATGGGCTGTTCCAGGTGGATTTGTGCAAATGAAGGACGTGGAACCTATCTCAGTTACAATTAAAACAGGTGGGTTAAGTAAAGACATGGAAGCGGAGTTCCGTGCTTTCTTAAAAAATGAAGGAATTAACAGTGAATTAAATGTACATGCAATAGGTAATCCATCAGCTGAACTCACAGCAGCTGGACTTGATTTTGTAAAAGTTAAGCAGTTTTTAGATAAAAAAGGTTGGTACTACAAATAA
- a CDS encoding GlsB/YeaQ/YmgE family stress response membrane protein: MSFIWMLVVGGIIGWLAGLITRRNIPGGIIGNIIAGFIGAWLGGITLGDWGPDIGGFAIIPAIIGSIILVLIVSFIMRRIRPGNRSHA; encoded by the coding sequence ATGTCATTCATATGGATGCTAGTTGTTGGAGGCATTATTGGTTGGTTAGCAGGTTTAATTACAAGGCGTAATATTCCAGGAGGTATTATTGGAAATATTATTGCGGGTTTTATTGGAGCGTGGTTAGGCGGAATAACCCTTGGAGACTGGGGACCGGACATTGGTGGATTTGCTATTATACCTGCTATTATCGGTTCCATTATTTTAGTGTTAATTGTAAGTTTTATTATGAGAAGAATACGTCCTGGCAATCGTAGCCATGCATAA
- a CDS encoding L,D-transpeptidase, with the protein MARSIDISIHKHQLRLFDGNRLMKVYSIGVGKMLTPTPSGTYIIINKAYNLGGFIGAFWMGLSKPHYGIHGTSNPASIGKNVSHGCTRMHNHDVIKLSPMVPIGTHVSIHK; encoded by the coding sequence ATGGCACGATCAATTGACATATCAATCCACAAACATCAATTAAGACTTTTTGATGGTAATAGGTTGATGAAAGTTTACTCTATTGGTGTTGGCAAAATGTTAACTCCAACACCTTCAGGAACATATATAATTATTAATAAAGCATACAATCTGGGAGGCTTTATCGGAGCTTTTTGGATGGGTTTATCGAAGCCTCATTACGGAATACATGGAACAAGCAATCCAGCTTCTATTGGTAAGAACGTGTCACATGGCTGCACTAGAATGCATAATCATGATGTTATAAAATTATCACCGATGGTTCCTATTGGAACACATGTCTCTATCCATAAATGA
- a CDS encoding CBO0543 family protein, whose product MRLIGLFLWIFAAWRWSDWKNWRKYHSTILYMIMFALLYEVLTYNYSLWIFKATLIPTHTLNSLLVTFITFPCLVLLFLSNFPEDVTTKKILHIIFWIILYSIVEYFYHAVGLFKYSHGWNFGCSILFNCIMFPMLLLHHKKPLLAYFLSIPIAIFYLIIFNVPISSMK is encoded by the coding sequence ATGCGTCTAATTGGATTGTTTTTATGGATCTTTGCGGCTTGGCGTTGGAGTGATTGGAAAAACTGGAGGAAGTATCATTCCACAATTCTATATATGATCATGTTTGCTTTATTGTATGAAGTTCTTACATACAATTATTCATTATGGATATTTAAAGCTACTCTTATACCGACCCATACTTTAAATAGCCTTTTGGTAACCTTCATAACTTTTCCTTGTTTGGTACTCTTATTTCTTTCGAATTTTCCCGAAGATGTTACTACTAAAAAAATTCTACATATCATTTTTTGGATTATTTTATATTCAATAGTTGAGTATTTTTATCATGCTGTTGGTCTATTCAAATATAGCCACGGCTGGAATTTTGGATGTTCCATTTTATTTAATTGTATTATGTTTCCTATGTTGCTACTGCATCATAAAAAACCTTTGTTAGCCTATTTCTTGTCCATTCCAATAGCTATTTTTTATTTAATCATCTTTAACGTACCTATTAGTAGTATGAAATAA
- a CDS encoding DUF5776 domain-containing protein translates to MGVAKFLNLLSKSVPQKTPTTVQSPAKSEAIGTVKVLVGDLWYYNKPDWHAKVRKTKKGNVFTVVNKTKVNTAYMYQLISGTYLTAAPKYVRFTKK, encoded by the coding sequence ATTGGTGTCGCTAAATTTCTTAATTTACTAAGTAAATCAGTCCCCCAAAAAACACCAACAACTGTTCAGTCACCAGCAAAATCAGAAGCTATTGGCACAGTAAAGGTACTAGTGGGTGATTTGTGGTACTACAACAAGCCTGACTGGCATGCAAAAGTAAGAAAAACTAAAAAAGGCAATGTATTCACAGTCGTTAATAAAACCAAAGTAAATACCGCTTATATGTACCAGTTAATTAGTGGCACATACCTCACAGCTGCACCGAAATATGTGAGGTTTACTAAGAAATAA
- a CDS encoding Fur-regulated basic protein FbpA, whose translation MIDSLIHLGIYKKGDKQLYKLTLHELETEYQIVNPAIQDLCF comes from the coding sequence ATTATAGATTCTTTAATCCATTTAGGAATCTATAAAAAAGGAGACAAACAGCTTTATAAATTAACCTTACATGAGTTAGAAACAGAGTATCAAATAGTTAATCCAGCAATCCAAGATCTATGTTTTTAG
- a CDS encoding DUF3231 family protein yields MPDILQALKNVVQSFIKDENKTPLHIGEAMGCWIFLALAGETQVQTEAGINSTTDPELRKVLQEAVNMFKSQKERIITFMRSEGIPSPPLSESKPISDPNSVPLGVKLTDNELANSLKKKVSMAITNCSEAASQSLRSDVSLMWAEFLQEHITFLITFKSLMRKRGWLKVPPPYHPAGLPQAEK; encoded by the coding sequence ATGCCTGATATTTTGCAAGCCTTGAAAAATGTCGTTCAGTCTTTTATTAAAGATGAGAATAAAACGCCTCTTCATATTGGGGAGGCTATGGGGTGCTGGATATTTTTAGCGTTAGCTGGTGAGACACAAGTACAGACTGAAGCAGGAATTAACAGTACAACGGATCCTGAGTTGAGAAAAGTCCTTCAAGAAGCCGTCAACATGTTCAAATCACAGAAAGAGCGAATTATTACCTTTATGCGGTCAGAAGGAATTCCATCACCACCTCTTAGTGAATCCAAACCAATCTCTGACCCGAATAGTGTTCCATTAGGGGTTAAGCTCACAGATAACGAGCTTGCAAACAGCCTTAAGAAAAAAGTCTCCATGGCGATTACAAACTGTTCGGAAGCAGCATCGCAATCCCTTCGCAGCGATGTTAGCCTGATGTGGGCTGAATTTTTGCAAGAACACATAACCTTTTTAATAACCTTTAAATCATTGATGCGAAAACGGGGATGGCTGAAGGTGCCACCGCCGTATCATCCTGCAGGTCTACCCCAAGCAGAAAAGTGA
- a CDS encoding DUF3231 family protein has translation MPNVGKALTNIIQSFIDEEPKSPLHVGEVMSCWSYLSELADEQVHSEAGINSTTDPELRKAFHEAVEMFKSQKERIIAFMQSEGVPTPPLSESKPQSNPNDIPLGVKLTDDELANSLNIKMVILITYCANAIIQSTRNDVTLIWIEYLQEYMTFGATLKELVKRRGWLKVPPYYYAPGTPIK, from the coding sequence GTGCCAAATGTCGGAAAAGCTCTTACAAATATTATTCAATCATTTATTGACGAGGAACCCAAATCACCCTTACATGTGGGAGAAGTCATGTCCTGTTGGTCCTATCTTTCCGAATTAGCTGACGAACAAGTTCATTCCGAAGCAGGGATTAACAGTACAACGGACCCTGAATTACGAAAAGCTTTCCATGAAGCAGTTGAGATGTTCAAATCACAGAAAGAGCGAATTATTGCTTTTATGCAGTCAGAAGGAGTTCCTACTCCCCCTTTAAGTGAGTCCAAGCCACAGTCTAATCCAAATGATATTCCATTAGGTGTGAAGTTAACGGATGATGAACTTGCAAACAGCCTTAATATTAAAATGGTTATCTTAATTACCTACTGTGCAAATGCAATCATTCAATCCACACGCAATGACGTTACTTTGATATGGATTGAATATTTGCAGGAATATATGACGTTTGGAGCAACCCTAAAAGAACTCGTGAAAAGACGGGGATGGCTTAAAGTTCCTCCATACTACTATGCGCCAGGAACGCCGATAAAATGA
- a CDS encoding GNAT family N-acetyltransferase, whose protein sequence is MGEVIMKIKTFYTWDDELWQNVSPFYLKAFGEKGAKTVRIIKNMFAQGIAELHVGYKDSVAVVMSITGKLVSDQMLIIDYLAVSEKERGHGLGKHFVDYLRQKAVAEGYQKLIIEAESEETLDNRRRISFWQSCGFLLTEYVHHYIWVPETYCAMYLPLIADSRKTTGEELFVYINTFHRLSFRGGGKEEG, encoded by the coding sequence ATGGGAGAAGTTATTATGAAAATTAAAACATTTTACACATGGGACGACGAACTTTGGCAGAACGTGAGCCCCTTTTATTTGAAGGCATTTGGTGAGAAAGGGGCTAAAACAGTTAGGATCATCAAAAATATGTTTGCACAAGGAATTGCCGAGCTCCATGTGGGATACAAAGATTCAGTAGCAGTTGTTATGTCTATCACAGGAAAGCTTGTATCTGATCAGATGTTAATCATTGATTATTTGGCCGTATCGGAAAAAGAGCGAGGACATGGACTTGGCAAACACTTTGTTGATTACTTGCGACAGAAAGCAGTTGCTGAGGGATATCAGAAATTAATTATTGAGGCTGAGTCAGAGGAAACACTAGATAATAGAAGGCGTATTAGCTTCTGGCAATCCTGTGGCTTCCTTCTTACAGAATATGTTCATCACTACATATGGGTGCCGGAAACCTACTGTGCCATGTACCTTCCCCTCATTGCTGATTCAAGAAAGACAACTGGGGAAGAGCTGTTTGTGTATATCAATACCTTTCACCGGCTGTCGTTTCGTGGAGGTGGGAAGGAAGAAGGTTAG
- a CDS encoding SHOCT-like domain-containing protein, with product MKEEITRVLTMVQEGKIDAVKGAELIQLLKEKEETSNKLFEKPTTYLDKTLKIRVVSTENDNVTVNLPIKLVKLVLMAGHSIAASIPQSEKYVKDIDINLIIEAIENELDGQIVDIKSANGDTVSVIID from the coding sequence ATGAAAGAGGAAATTACAAGAGTGTTAACAATGGTTCAAGAAGGGAAAATTGATGCAGTTAAGGGAGCAGAACTGATTCAATTATTAAAAGAAAAAGAAGAAACAAGTAATAAGCTTTTTGAGAAACCGACTACATATTTAGATAAAACTTTAAAAATTCGTGTGGTATCAACTGAAAATGATAATGTAACGGTTAATTTGCCAATAAAACTTGTTAAGTTAGTATTAATGGCTGGACACAGCATCGCAGCGAGTATTCCTCAATCGGAAAAATACGTTAAAGATATAGACATAAACCTTATTATTGAAGCAATCGAAAACGAATTAGATGGCCAAATTGTTGATATTAAATCAGCAAACGGGGATACCGTTTCAGTCATCATTGATTAG
- a CDS encoding DUF2089 domain-containing protein, whose product MAYKVITNCPVCSGTLKITKLQCTHCHTTIENEFELSKLASLLKDQLHFVEVFLTCRGNIKEVEKELGISYPTVRGKLTDIISSLGYVQRKKNEVDEKKVVTMLEDGEITPEEAIKLLKEK is encoded by the coding sequence ATGGCTTATAAAGTAATCACAAATTGTCCTGTCTGCAGTGGAACATTGAAAATTACAAAATTGCAGTGCACCCATTGTCACACGACGATTGAAAATGAGTTTGAATTATCTAAGCTGGCATCTTTATTAAAGGATCAGCTTCATTTTGTAGAAGTATTTTTAACATGCAGAGGGAATATCAAAGAAGTTGAAAAGGAACTGGGGATTTCGTATCCAACAGTTCGAGGCAAGCTAACAGACATTATCTCATCCCTTGGATATGTGCAGAGGAAGAAAAATGAAGTAGACGAAAAGAAAGTTGTCACTATGTTAGAAGATGGTGAAATTACACCAGAAGAAGCCATTAAGCTCTTAAAAGAGAAATAG
- a CDS encoding L,D-transpeptidase encodes MKKFLVNSLMVFAIAFVTLFGSLGATVEATATKNDDFIIINKHYNKLIYYHNGYVEMIEPVATGKSWEKTPVGHFKIVNKIKNRPYYTGHIPGGDPRNPLGKRWLGLNANGTKGDTYAIHGNANESSIGKYVSQGCVRMHNASIEKLYDKVEVGTPVAITNSPKSFQELAKIYGYKVKGYNTK; translated from the coding sequence ATGAAAAAGTTCTTAGTAAATTCTTTAATGGTATTTGCAATTGCTTTTGTAACCTTGTTCGGGAGCTTAGGAGCTACAGTTGAAGCAACCGCAACTAAAAATGATGATTTCATTATTATTAACAAGCACTACAACAAACTTATCTACTACCATAACGGGTACGTTGAGATGATTGAACCAGTCGCCACGGGGAAAAGTTGGGAGAAAACGCCTGTAGGGCATTTTAAAATTGTAAATAAAATTAAGAACAGACCATACTATACTGGACATATTCCAGGTGGAGATCCTCGTAATCCACTAGGTAAAAGATGGCTAGGATTGAATGCGAATGGAACAAAAGGTGATACATACGCGATTCATGGTAACGCAAATGAGTCAAGCATCGGTAAATATGTGAGTCAAGGGTGCGTAAGAATGCATAATGCTTCAATCGAAAAACTTTATGATAAAGTCGAGGTGGGAACTCCTGTTGCAATTACAAACTCACCTAAGAGCTTCCAAGAATTAGCCAAAATCTACGGCTATAAAGTTAAAGGATATAACACTAAATAA
- a CDS encoding ribbon-helix-helix domain-containing protein, which translates to MVVDKSKNKQVLVTFPLEQLEEIEDYWHEKRYSNRNEAIRALIKEGLKHRNKTEESR; encoded by the coding sequence TTGGTAGTTGATAAAAGTAAAAATAAACAAGTCCTTGTTACATTTCCACTTGAACAGCTAGAAGAAATAGAAGATTATTGGCATGAAAAAAGATACAGTAACCGGAATGAAGCGATAAGAGCATTAATTAAAGAAGGGTTAAAACACAGAAATAAAACAGAAGAATCAAGATGA